CATCTGGATAGCTGTATATTGGTGTTGGGAAGTCCCCCGGAATTAAAATCTACTGATTGATGGGTTGTCTGCACCTCACGTCCTTCGTTGTACACGGAGAGATCATATCTGGCACTGGCACAATACCCGACATAAGGCCCTGCTCCTATTGCCAGCTTTGTTTTGCCAACTGGAATTTTGTATACCAGATTTGCCGGTAATGTCAGATAGTTCAGCCGAAGCTTTGTTGCCGCTATCGTATAAGCATTGGCCGGGCTCTTGTCGGGGTATGACAATGCACCACCTTTTTGCTCATAGCTGAGAACAGGCTGCAGGTACAATCCTGTAGCAACCGGGATGTTAAAAACCAAACCTACATTCCAGTTGCTTAAAGCTTTTGCTCCCGGACTCAACGCCGGTACACTGGGTCTTTCAATCGACAGATTTGAGTTTACATAGCTACCACGTACGCCCACACTTACCTGACCTCTCGCATAAGACATGGATAAACAAGTGGTTACTACCACAATAGTGAAACATTTCATTTAATGGATGTTTGGGATTTTATGGCCACTGTATGACTTGTATTAATTTTCATAGTCGGTCCGACAAAACTACTAACGAATTTTCAACAAGAAAAGATTGTCTAAAAAAATAGTTTTTAAATAATCAGCGGCCGTTACGAAGAACGCAATAGCCGCTGCCATTATGATTTGGAATATGTTTTTATATATAAAACATTAATTATCTGGAGTGAAATTTATATCCAACGGACACACCAAACGTTCCATTATTAAACTTTCTATCGTTATCTGTATATTTCGCACTATTAAGAAAACTTACATCTCCGTTCAAACCAAAATATAAACCCATAGGTAATTGATAACCGATGTTAAGTGTACCTCCAAAATCAAAGCGTTTCAGCTGGTATACCCCTGCGGCATTATCAAATGCACCTACGTTACCATTGATCGTATTTTTATAATTACCACCTACGCCCAGTGCAAAATATGGACCTACACCCAATACTATCCGGCCATTTCCAACTTCAGGTGAAAACTGGAAGGTAACCGGCAATTGCAGGTAACTTAATAGTGCTTTTGTATCTGTGTCTTTAAATTTACCTCCTTTACCTTCATATAGTAACCCTGTTCCGATTCCGCACTCATCTGTTAACGGAATATCCACTGTAACCCCTCCGCGGAAGGTTGTCAGAATGCTGCTATTTCTTTTACTGTTTCCGTCAATAAAATCTCTGTACTTAAAGGCAGAAAAATTTGGACCTGCAATGATTCCCCATTGTACCTGCCCAAATGAAACGATTGCCACAAACAATGCTGCAACGGTTAACACTAGCTTTTTCATCTCTTTTGGATTTTGTTAAAGGGAGAAAGTGCATATACCAGGCTCATATATCACTCCATTTCTTCTCTTCGAGAATTATAGTTTTAACAATGCCTGTTATGCCCTAATTACAAAACCGGTAAAAGATTGTTCTGGCTAATGCGGTCGCTATTCATTATAAACAACTGATAATCATATACCTATAGCCTTAAAAATAAAAACCGGGGAAGATATCTCCCCCGGTTTTTAAAAATATAATTTAGCCCTTACGGGCAGATGCGCTTATGCTGCTGTTTTAAGGTCGCTATTTTGAAGCGGTTGCCTTATCACCTTTATCTTCCCTCCTGGATAAAACCTGGTCCAGCTGTTCCACGCCAAGCCTTTTGGCAACGATTTTCTTCTTTTCATCCAGCAGGTAGACAACCGGTGTAGAATATACATCGTATAAGCGTCTGTAATTGCTGGTAGACTGAGGATCAGATGCATGTATCCAGCCCTTCAGGTGATGATCTTTAATAAAGGATATCCATTCTTCCCTGGAACCTTCCGTTTTAATACCGATCATCTTAACGCCCTGCGCCTTCCATTTTGCATTATAGGCAGAATCAAGTCTTGGCACCTCTATTTTGCAATGCCCGCAGGTAGGGTCCCAGAAAACCAGGATTGTATATTTTGCCTGGGTTTTATACAATGAAATCGCTTGCGAGGCGGTGTCTTTCAACTCCAGCTGTGCCGCCTGCTGGCCGATCAGATTAGGCGCCAAAGCGTAGGCCCTGTTTATAATCTTATTTTTTTGTTCGTCGTTTAACCAATAAGCCTCCCCTCCAACATAATATTTCTCTACCAGGTGAACGAAGACGGCATCCATACCCATATAAGGAGAGGACTCATAATTATATGTAAGCCACCACAATACAAATTTGAATACTTCTTTATTCTTGCGTGTACGATCGATCATTACATCCGCTTCCACATTAATAGAATCCGGCATGCCTATCACCAGCTGGGTGAAGTATTTCTGCAACTTAGCTTCCAGCACAGGCGTACGCACCAGCCTGTCGGAGGTAAGGTCTACATTATCCCAGTAGTGTGTTTTGAAATACCTGTATGCAAAAAGGGAATCTTCATTAGCCGGTTTGGTGGGCACTTCAGGCTCACGCATGGCATTGAAGATAGTAGAGAGAATATTATCCGGATGCTCTTTGATAAATTTCAGACGGTAATCCTGGATTTTCGTCATCAGTGCGGTCTGTAAAGGCTGTACTTTGGCCGTATCGTCGGCTGTTCTGGCAGCCTTCAGTTTGGCCTGGATTTCTTTACCATCCGCATCCTGGGCAGCCAGGAACTTATTATAGGCCAGGAAGAAGTCGTTATCCGCAGAGTTTTTATAAGTGGTTTTGTTTACAAAATCACTGGTATCGATACCTACTTCAAATACCTGGTGCTTATCGATCAGGGTTTCTATATATCGTTGTTTATCAGGCATTACCAGCAGGTAAATACCGGCATTTAGCGGCGTCTTGCCTTTCAGTACGGCAACTCCGGCCGGACTAATATCAGCAGAATCAGCCAGGAAGGTGCTTTTCCCCATATAATGCCCCAGGAATAGCTTCCCGTCTTTATAATTCTTTAGTTTAACTGTCAGCTGGTAGCCCTGGGCCATCATTTGGCCGTGTACCAGCAAAGTAGCGATCATCAGTAACAGCAGTCTTCGCATAGGATATTTTAAGTACAGGTAAAAATACCCCAAAATCTTAAAATCCATTTACCTTTGCAGCCGTGAGGAAAAAAAATGTTGTATTAGAAAATGTACCTGTCACTGCGTATGCAGCAGAAGGTAAGGCCCTGGCCCGTTTGGATGGCAAGGTCATTTTTATTGAAGGTGGCGTAGTACCCGGAGATGTGGTAGACGTCAGGCTTGGTAAGAATAAAAAAGACTGGGCAGAAGGTAAAGTTGTTCATTTCCATTCTTACTCCGACAAAAGAGTAACGCCTTTCTGTGCCCATTTCGGCACTTGTGGCGGATGTAAATGGCAGATGATGCCCTATAGCCTGCAGCTGGAATACAAGCAGCAACAGGTAGCAGATCACCTGCAACGTATCGGCAAGCTGGAACTTCCGGAAATGAGCCCTATACTGGGTTCGGCCAACACCGAGCACTACCGCAACAAGCTGGAATTTACCTTCAGTAACAAAGCCTACCTCACCGATGCGGAGATAAAAGCCAATAACGGTGAGATAGAAAGAAAACCGGCGCTGGGCTTCCACGTTCCTAAATTATTTGATAAAGTATTGGATATCAACACTTGTTATCTGATGCAGGAACCAGTAAACCTCATCCGTAATACCATCAGGGAATACGCAATTGCCAACGACCTCACATTTTTTGATATCCGCCAACAGGAAGGCTGGCTGCGTAACCTGGTTGTACGTTTGTGTACCACCGGCGAAATAATGGTTAACCTCGTTATTCATTATGAAGATAAAGCTAACCGGATCGCACTGCTGGACCACCTTTTAAAAACAGTACCGGCCATTACGACCGTTTTATATACCGTCAATCCCAAAAAGAACGATTCTATTTTCGATCTGGAACCTAAAACCTATTTTGGTAAAGGATATGCAGAAGAGAAACTGGAAGATTTCACTTTCAAGATCGGGCCTAAATCCTTCTTCCAGACCAACACCTATCAGGGTGAAGTGCTGTATAAGGTTACCCGCGATTTTGCAGGATTAACAGGTACTGAAACCGTTTATGACCTGTATTGCGGTACAGGAAGTATCGGCATCTTTGTTTCCCGTCAGGCGAAAAAAGTAGTGGGGATTGAGCTGATTAAAGAAGCCATTGACGATGCCCGTGAAAATGCGGCTATGAATAATGTCACCAATGCCGAGTTTTATGCCGGAGACGTGGTAGATATCTGTGATGATGCATTTTTTGCACACCATGGCCAGCCAGATGTAATTATCACGGACCCTCCACGTGCAGGTATGCACGAAAAACTGGTGAATAAATTACTGGAAATAGCTGCACCTAAAATCGTTTATGTAAGTTGTAATCCTGCTACACAGGCCAGAGACCTGGCTTTGCTGGATGAGCTTTATACCGTGGAAAAAGTGCAGCCTGTTGATATGTTTCCTCATACTCATCATATAGAGAATGTGGTGTTATTAAAAAAGAGAGCGAATAGATAAATATTAAGTTTAGCCACAATGAATAATGCATTTAGGCCCAGAGGTTTTCACATACCTACTGTCATTAAGAATCTGTTAATCATCAATGGATTGGTATGGCTGATTCAGGTAACCCTGATATACAGGTTCAACTATAACCTGTCGGACCTCTTTGCATTGCATTACTGGAAATCAGATCTGTTCAGGCCATGGCAATTTGTAACACACCTGTTCATGCACGATACTACCGGCGTGGGACATATCGGGATGAACATGCTTACATTGTGGTTTTTTGGCAGCACCCTGGAAGATTATTGGGGTTCCAAACGATTCCTGTTGTTCTACCTGATATGTGGCATGGGAGCCGCTTTCTGCTATATGGGATGGCTCACCTACGATAATATTAAGCTGACGCATGAGGCGGAAGCCTTCCTGAACAATCCTACCCTTAATAATTTTGTCATCCTGGACAATCGTTATGACCTGGGCTTACTATTGCAGAATTATTATAATATGAGCGGCATGCGGGAAGCGATCGGCAATCACGACCCGGCAGCTATCTCTATTGCTAAAGATCTCGTCTATAACCTGGTGGCCGCTTACCGCGATATGCCAATGGTAGGCGCTTCGGGAGCTATCTATGGTATTCTGTTTGCTTTTGGTTACATGTTCCCTAATGATTATATCTACCTGTTTTTTCCTGTAAAGGTGAAATATGTGGTAGGTATTATGATTGCAATGGAACTGGTGCATCAGCTGCAGAGCACATCAGGCGATAACGTAGCGCATGTGGCCCACCTTGGTGGTGCTTTGTTTGCGTTTTTACTGCTCCGGAACTGGAACAGGAAATTGTTGTAATGCACCGTTACTACGGTAATATTGCCGTAATTTTGTATTGAAAATATCTGATACCATGCATACCCTCGAAAAAACGAAGATGTCGGGCCTCTCTCTGGGAGCAGGAAAGAATATGGTAACGCAGTTACTGGTAATCAATCTGACTGTATTTATTTTTCTGTTATTCACGAAAGTGATTTATCAGATGGAAAATGTGGGTGTACCACAATTCTACACGGATATCATGTCCTACCTGCGGGTTCCTTCAGATCCCGGGTTGGCTTTGCGTAGACCATGGACAGTGCTAAGCGCTATCTTCACTCATATTGAAGTGTTACCTGTATTTACCAATATGGTTTGGTTATGGTGTTTTGGCTCTATGCTGCAGCACCTGGCTGGTTATCTGCGTATCCTGCCTTTGTATATTTTCGGGGGGGTAGTAGGTAATATTTTTTATGTACTGGGTATGCAGTTTATTCCCGGCTTCCAGGCAATTGCCGGTGGTGCCGGTGCTATGGGCGCAGCAGGTAGTGTAATGGCAATAGCCATAGGTGCTACCATCATTGCTCCTAAGTACCGTATATTCCCACTCCTGGCAGGTGGCGGTATTCCTCTCTGGATTATTACCGCTATTTACCTCGTGCTCAACATAGGTTCCCATTTCACCAGTACCGGCGGCGTGGTATTTCTGCCTATGCTGGTTGGTGGCGGCCTCGCAGGCTGGGTTTATATGTCGCAATGGAAAAAAGGCAATGACCTGGGTGGTGGTTTCAACAGAGTATCTTTCAAACTTTCCCATATGTTCCATCCGGCGGCTGAACAAAAACTGCCAACCGAACTGCAGGAACACGCAGCAGCAACCGATGACGCAGAACCTCCTTACAAAAGAGTGGGCAAAGTTCCGGAACAACGGCTGAATGAAATTCTTGATAAAATAAATGCCAACGGCATTACATCACTTACTCCTGAAGAAAAGGAAACCCTGGTACGTGCCAGCAATCCTGAAAATTAAGGGTATTTGTATATAGAGATTTGAGTATTTTGTAGTGATTTTGTGCTACAGAATACTCAAATTTTTTTTATCCCAAATACCTGATGAAAACGTTCCTTCGTTTCCTCCTGATCTGTGTCAATATACTTGTACCGCTGGCTTTACTGGCGGCGACCTTCTTCCCTTTTATAGATCCGCATGGCTTCTGGCCCGCCGGATTTGCCGGACTTACCTTCCCGGTATTTTTCTTACTAAATCTTCTCCTGCTCCCCCTCTGGATAATATTAAGAAAAAAATACTGGCTGTTACCGGTACTGGCATTGCTTTTCTCAGCCGATGCAGTGCTTAGAACCTGGGCCATACACCCTTTCAGGGAAAACAAGATGGATAAAACCTATGGTAGCAAGGAGTTTACCGTTATGACCTATAATACCAGCAATATGGGGCTGTTGTATTATAAAGATGTAAAACCGGTGAGAAGCAATGTCTATAATACCGTCGTTTATGCGCAGGCAGATATCCTTTGCCTCCAGGAGTTTTACACCAACGACTGGAAAGAACAGTCCAATAATATCGACAGTATCCGCATGAAGGCGGGCTATGAACATTATTATTTCACGAACGATAAAACCCACTGGGATACTTGGCACTATGGAATTGCCCTGTTTTCCCATCATCCTATTCTGAATGCGACCACTATTCCCTGCGGTTACAGCTCGAATGGCAGTGGCAGCAGCTTTTTACAGGCAGATCTGCTGGTAAACCAGGATACCATCCGGGTAATTACGGTTCAACTGGCATCGTACATGTTTACCAGGGCTGAGTTTAGAGAGATGTACAACTTCAAACAGGGCATGGTAGAGCATAAGGAAGATATTAAGAACCTGGCCAGGAAGATGAAGATGACATTTACCCGAAGGTCGGATCAGGCACGCCAGTTGAGGGCACTGATAACCGCTAGTCCTTACCCGTTGATTGTTTGCGGAGATTTTAACGATACGCCGGTGTCCTATACCTATCAAACGGTGGCAGCACCGCTGCAGGATGCGTTTCTCCGCTGTGGCAGCGGCTGGGGCCGGACGATGTCGTATATGTCGCCCAGCCTGCGGATAGATTACATTCTCCCTTCAAAACAGTTTGAAATTGAGGCCTGTGATGCCATTCGTGTAGCGGACTCAGAGCATTTCCCTGTAATCGCCCGACTGCTATTGAAAAAATAGTAACTTTATACGTTCAACAAAGTACGTAGACAGTGCGATTCTTAAGACTTTTTACAAAAGGATTTTTTGTAATACTGAATATCGCCCTGGTTATATTATTTCTGGCAGCCTGCCTGGCACCCTATATCTCGCCAGCCTGGTTCTGGCCCATCAGTTTTCTGACGCTGGCGTTCCCGTTTTTGCTGGGGTTGCTGGTGGTGTTTATGCTGGCCTGGTTAGTTTTTAATTATCGATATGCGCTACTTTCCGTTATTGCAATATTGTTAGGCTGGAAATCGATTAGTGCATTTGTCGCCTTCAATATGCCGTCAGGAAATAAACCGAAACCTGCCACGGAAAGTATCACGGTAATGAGCTATAATGTAAGCCAGTTCGGCCTTTATAAGGAGCGGGACAGTAAATATAACCGTCAGGCAATGTTTGCGCTTATAAAAAAACAGGAGCCGGATATCGCCTGCTTCCAGGATTTCTATACCGCTGAAAGAAAAAATGATTTCAATAACCGGGAAGATATCTCACATGAGATGAATCTCCCATACAGGTTCTTCTCCAGTGATTTTAACCGTAATGGTAATCAGCACTGGGGTTCTATCATTTATTCCAAATACCCTATCATTGCATCAGATAAGGTAAAGATGAGTGAGGGGCCCCTGAGTGAGAGCCTGATTTACGCAGATATTGTGCGGGATGGTGATACGATCCGGATTGTTAATATGCACCTGGAGTCGTACCGCTTTAATCAAAAGGATTATAAGGCCATCAAAAAAATCAGGAACCAGCAGGACACGGGCCTGGTAGCTACCAAAAGTATTGTGCAAAAGATGCGTGAGGCGTATATTCGTCGCAGTCAGCAAGCCGATATTGTGGGTAATTTTGTCAGACAAAGCCCTTATCCTGTAATTGTTTGTGGAGATTTTAACGATACACCTGCATCTTATACCTACTTTAAGATAAGAGGCAACTTACAGGACGCTTTCCTGCAGAAAGGATTAGGAATAGGCCGCACTTTCAGCGGACTGGCTCCTACCCTTCGCATCGATTATATTTTTGTTAGTCCTTATTTCAAGGTCAACAGTTTCCGGAAAATAAATTCCGATCTTTCTGATCACTACCCGGTGATTTCCAACCTGAGTATCGTTGGCGAAAAACCGGCAGCAGACATGGCTAAATAACAAACGATAAACATTATGAAACATTATTATATTTTTAGTACTGACCGATGTTGTAACGTCTCTTTTTAAACGGGCGACAGAAACAATATTTATCTTTGCAATCCACAATTTTAAACAAGGCATAAGGATTAAATGCCGGTATTACAGCATATGTCAGAACTCAAAATATACAATTCACTACATCGTCAGAAAGAAGTATTTACCCCTATACATCCCGGTCACGTGGGCATGTATGTGTGCGGCCCTACTGTTTCGGGTGAGTCCCATCTCGGACATGCGCGTCCATATATCACCTTTGATGTAGTATTACGTTACCTGCAATTCCTCGGATATAAAGTTCGTTACGTACGTAATATCACTGATGCCGGCCACTTCGAAGAAGAAGGCCGTGAAGCAGAGGATAAAGTCTCTAAAAAAGCATTACTGGAGAAACTGGAGCCTATGGAGCTGGTACAGAAATATACCAATCTCTATCATTGGGCCATGCTTCAGTTCAACAATATTGAACCAAGCATCGAACCTACTGCCACCGGTCATATCATCGAACAGATTGAAATGATCAAAACCATCATGGAAAAGGGTTATGCCTATGAAGTGAATGGCAGCGTGTATTTCGATGTAAAAAAATATGCCGCTTCCCATGATTATGGTATCCTGAGTGGCCGTGTATTGGAAGATATGCTCGAAACCACCCGGGAGCTGGAAGGACAGGATGAAAAACGCAATAAAGTAGATTTCGCCCTGTGGAAAAAAGCACCACCAGAGCATATCATGCGTTGGGCAAGTCCATGGGGCGAAGGGTTCCCAGGATGGCATATTGAGTGCTCTGCAATGAGTGCCAAATACTTAGGTGATCAGTTTGATATTCATGGCGGTGGTATGGACCTTCAGTTCCCTCACCACGAGTGCGAAATTGCCCAGAGCGAGATTGCACATGGTGAAATGATGGCCCGTTACTGGATGCACAACAACATGATTACCATCAATGGCCGTAAAATGGGTAAATCTTATGGAAATACCCTGACGCTCACAGAAATGTTCTCCGGTAACAACCCTCAGCTGGATAAGGCTTATGGCCCGATGGTCATCCGTTTCTTCATCCTCCAGACGCATTACCGCAGTACGCTGGACTTCTCCAACGAGGCGTTACAGGCTGCCGAGAAAGGCTTAAATCGTCTCTGGGCTGCATATGAACTGTCGCAGAAGCTCACCTGGAGCAGCGATGGACAAGCCATCAACGAAGAACTGGACAAACAGGTACGCAGGCTTTGCGAAGAATGCCCTGAGTTCATGAACGATGACTTCAGCACCGCCAAAGTACTCGCCAATCTGTTTGAACTGGTACCTATTGTGAATTCACTGAAAGGCGGCCAGATAAAAATGCATGAACTGAGCGAGGATACTTTCCGTTTATTACAGGAAACCTGGAAACTCTACCTGGTAGAAATTCTGGGTATTAAAATGGAAGTACTGGGTAATGATGAAGATCTGCTCGATGGCGTATTGCAAATGTTGATCAACATGCGCAAAGAAGCCAAAGCCCGTAAGGACTATGCTACTTCTGACAAAATCAGAAATGAGCTGCTGTCTGTAGGTGTTCAGCTGAAGGATGAAAAAGACGGCAGTGTATCTTACAGTATTCAAAAAGACTAATTATATAAAAGATAATGCGCAAAGCTCTTATCGCTTTAATGGCGCTGGCTATGACAGCCGGCGCCTGTCAGCAAAACGGCAAATCATCTGAGGACAACAATTCCGATAGCACAGGAGCAAGTAAAGTAGCCAAAATAGAAGCACCTGTACCTGCTTTCTCTGCTGATTCGGCCTACGCTTTCACCGACAAACAGGTTAGCTTCGGGCCAAGAATCCCGAATACCCCTGCACAGGAAAAATGTGCGGACTGGATTATCGGCAAGCTGAAACAATGGGCAGACACCGTGTATATTCAACGTACCACCGTTATCGGTCCGAAAGGCGAAAAACTCCCTTGTATCAATATCGTGGGCAGTTTCAATCCGGCCAACAAACAACGCGTATTGTTGCTGACGCACTGGGATACCCGTCCCTACGCCGATGAAGACGCTTTCGATAAGAAGAAAAAGCTGGATGGCGCCGACGATGGCGCGAGTGGCGTAGGTGTATTACTGGAAACTGCCCGTCAGTTCCATGCACAGAAGCCGGAAGCCGGTGTTGATCTGCTCTTTGTTGATGTGGAAGATTATGGTATTCCTTCAGATGAGAACTCTTTCTGTCTGGGTACCCAATACTGGGCTAAAAACCCGCATGTTCCGGGATATAAAGCCAATTATGGCATTTTGCTGGACATGGTTGGTGGCCGTAATTCAACATTCTACATGGAAGGTTCTTCCAAGCAATATGCAATGGGCCCGATGAAACTGTTCTGGGATGCAGCCAACAAGATTGGTTATTCCGACTTTTTCAGGTACGAAGATTATGGTTCTTATATTACAGATGACCATATTCCCGTAAATACAATAGCGAAGATCCCTACATTCGATATTATCGCCTGGCAGCAGACAGGGCAGTTTCCTGCACACTGGCATACTACCAACGACAATATGAGTGTGATCGACAAGCGTACGTTACAGGCAGTAGGTCAGACCATACTGCAGGTAATCTATACGCAGCCTTTCAGCTACTAAATTGCTTTTTGCAGGAATTGCATTTATACGCCGGTACAATGCGTAGTAGTGTCTTAACTTAGTGCTATGAGCCTGCAGGGAAGTTTATTTGAAGCCGAAAACACCGGTAAGGAAATCATCCTGATAGCGGATGAGCTGATTTACTATCCGCAATTTTTTTCAATTGCAGATAGCAATCGCTACTGGCAGATATTGCTTGATACCATTAACTGGAAACAGGCGTCCATGATGATGTATGGCCGCGAGGTTTTGTTTCCCAGGTTAATGGCCTGGTACGGAGATGCCGCCACCTCTTATGGTTTCTCCGGAAATACATTTACACCGAATCCCTGGACGGATACGCTGCTCGAGATAAAGGAGCGTATCCGGCAGGTATCGGAATCTCCCTTCAACAGCGTTCTGCTGAATTATTACCGTAACGGAAACGACTCTATGGGCTGGCATGCAGATGACGAGCCGGAGTTAGGTCAAAACCCCGTAATTGCCTCCATAAACTTTGGCGCCACACGCCGCTTCCTGCTCCGACAAACAAAGAACCATTCTGTAAAACATGAAATTGCGATGCAACATGGTTCTCTCCTGCTCATGAAAGGAACCTTGCAACATCATTGGGAACACCAGGTCCCCAAAACGGCCAAACCTGTTGAAGGCCGTATCAACCTGACGTTCCGTTACATATATACTTAAAACCGTTACACCTTATGAACGATCTGGTATTACTGGTAGGAAATGATATTAATAACATTTCCGCCGGGCAAAGCTGGAAAGACCTGCTGCAGGATATCATCGCCTATTGTCATACTACCGATTGTATTAAGGTAGATGACCGGAAACCTTTTTCCCTGCTGTACGAAGAAATCTTCCTCACAGGCATTAAAAAACAGCGCATCAACGAAAAGGACCTCAAGGCCTTCATTGCAGCCAAAACTGCTGAAATACGCCCTAATGAGGTGCATACAGCCATCAGGGAATTGCGTCCTGCACATATCCTTACCACCAATTATGAATTCACCCTGGAGGGAAGAACGCCGGAGCACAGTAATAGTCTTATTAAAGAGCGTTTTTACAGCATTTTCAGGAAGTATACCCTTGATGGTATTCATTACTGGCATATCCATGGCGACTGCCTGAACCCGATGAGCATCAATCTGGGATTTGAGCACTATGGCGGACAGCTGCAATTAATGCGGAATTATGTAGTCAGCGGTACGGTTTACGCCAATAATGAAGTGCCTAAAGCCTCTCTGATAAGGCGTATTCATAACGGGGAAGTTTATTTCCATTCCTGGATCGACCTGTTTTTCACCAAAGACATACATATCCTGGGGCTTTCGCTGGATTTCACGGAAACAGACCTCTGGTGGCTGCTCACCTACAGGGCACGCCAGCAGTTTAACTATCGTAACATCAGTGTTCCTAACAATATCTACTATTATATCCCCGATGAATATACGTTGAGCTCCCAACTAAAGATAGACCTCCTGAAAGCCAATGGCGTGACGGTTATCAGCTTCCCAGGCAAAGATAAAACCGCGTACTACCAGCAAATCATCGCCCAGATAGGCCAATTAGGATACCGGAACAATCTTTGTATAAAGCAGACTCAGATGTAACAAAACAGAGAACCTGAACGCTCTCTTTATTGTTAATAATTAAAATCTTAGTTTATGTTATTGAAATTAGCAGTGGCACTGAGCACATTATTTGTGTCGGCCCAGCAGCAGCCGATTACCCCCAAAACAGAGGTGATGTATGTGAAAGAGAGCAAGGTCCCATGCACGGGAGTGGCTCCCATGGAGTGTTTGCAGGTAAAAACAGCGAACGAATCCGATTGGTCTAACCTATATCAGAATATACAGGGATTCAACTATACACCGGGATATCAGTATAAATTGCTGGTAATGGTATCTCCTGTAAAAAATCCTCCGGCAGACGGATCTTCTATAAAATATACCCTGAAAAAAATATTGGAGAAAAAGAAAGTGACTATTAATACTGGCGCCTCTCCTTTTGTTGCCGGCAAACGCTGGACACTGGAGCAGATGAACGGCGTAACGCTTGATGGTGATAAAATCTGGCTGGAATTTGAGGCCGGAAAAAACCGTTATCATGGTAATGGTGGCTGTAATGG
This window of the Chitinophaga sp. Cy-1792 genome carries:
- a CDS encoding endonuclease/exonuclease/phosphatase family protein → MKTFLRFLLICVNILVPLALLAATFFPFIDPHGFWPAGFAGLTFPVFFLLNLLLLPLWIILRKKYWLLPVLALLFSADAVLRTWAIHPFRENKMDKTYGSKEFTVMTYNTSNMGLLYYKDVKPVRSNVYNTVVYAQADILCLQEFYTNDWKEQSNNIDSIRMKAGYEHYYFTNDKTHWDTWHYGIALFSHHPILNATTIPCGYSSNGSGSSFLQADLLVNQDTIRVITVQLASYMFTRAEFREMYNFKQGMVEHKEDIKNLARKMKMTFTRRSDQARQLRALITASPYPLIVCGDFNDTPVSYTYQTVAAPLQDAFLRCGSGWGRTMSYMSPSLRIDYILPSKQFEIEACDAIRVADSEHFPVIARLLLKK
- a CDS encoding endonuclease/exonuclease/phosphatase family protein; this encodes MRFLRLFTKGFFVILNIALVILFLAACLAPYISPAWFWPISFLTLAFPFLLGLLVVFMLAWLVFNYRYALLSVIAILLGWKSISAFVAFNMPSGNKPKPATESITVMSYNVSQFGLYKERDSKYNRQAMFALIKKQEPDIACFQDFYTAERKNDFNNREDISHEMNLPYRFFSSDFNRNGNQHWGSIIYSKYPIIASDKVKMSEGPLSESLIYADIVRDGDTIRIVNMHLESYRFNQKDYKAIKKIRNQQDTGLVATKSIVQKMREAYIRRSQQADIVGNFVRQSPYPVIVCGDFNDTPASYTYFKIRGNLQDAFLQKGLGIGRTFSGLAPTLRIDYIFVSPYFKVNSFRKINSDLSDHYPVISNLSIVGEKPAADMAK
- the cysS gene encoding cysteine--tRNA ligase — its product is MSELKIYNSLHRQKEVFTPIHPGHVGMYVCGPTVSGESHLGHARPYITFDVVLRYLQFLGYKVRYVRNITDAGHFEEEGREAEDKVSKKALLEKLEPMELVQKYTNLYHWAMLQFNNIEPSIEPTATGHIIEQIEMIKTIMEKGYAYEVNGSVYFDVKKYAASHDYGILSGRVLEDMLETTRELEGQDEKRNKVDFALWKKAPPEHIMRWASPWGEGFPGWHIECSAMSAKYLGDQFDIHGGGMDLQFPHHECEIAQSEIAHGEMMARYWMHNNMITINGRKMGKSYGNTLTLTEMFSGNNPQLDKAYGPMVIRFFILQTHYRSTLDFSNEALQAAEKGLNRLWAAYELSQKLTWSSDGQAINEELDKQVRRLCEECPEFMNDDFSTAKVLANLFELVPIVNSLKGGQIKMHELSEDTFRLLQETWKLYLVEILGIKMEVLGNDEDLLDGVLQMLINMRKEAKARKDYATSDKIRNELLSVGVQLKDEKDGSVSYSIQKD
- a CDS encoding M28 family peptidase codes for the protein MRKALIALMALAMTAGACQQNGKSSEDNNSDSTGASKVAKIEAPVPAFSADSAYAFTDKQVSFGPRIPNTPAQEKCADWIIGKLKQWADTVYIQRTTVIGPKGEKLPCINIVGSFNPANKQRVLLLTHWDTRPYADEDAFDKKKKLDGADDGASGVGVLLETARQFHAQKPEAGVDLLFVDVEDYGIPSDENSFCLGTQYWAKNPHVPGYKANYGILLDMVGGRNSTFYMEGSSKQYAMGPMKLFWDAANKIGYSDFFRYEDYGSYITDDHIPVNTIAKIPTFDIIAWQQTGQFPAHWHTTNDNMSVIDKRTLQAVGQTILQVIYTQPFSY
- a CDS encoding alpha-ketoglutarate-dependent dioxygenase AlkB: MSLQGSLFEAENTGKEIILIADELIYYPQFFSIADSNRYWQILLDTINWKQASMMMYGREVLFPRLMAWYGDAATSYGFSGNTFTPNPWTDTLLEIKERIRQVSESPFNSVLLNYYRNGNDSMGWHADDEPELGQNPVIASINFGATRRFLLRQTKNHSVKHEIAMQHGSLLLMKGTLQHHWEHQVPKTAKPVEGRINLTFRYIYT